The Cydia amplana chromosome 19, ilCydAmpl1.1, whole genome shotgun sequence genome includes a window with the following:
- the LOC134656910 gene encoding TWiK family of potassium channels protein 7-like — protein sequence MAGCCGGAGCGARRGASPRACLAACALVLLYNLLGGFLFLALEGGEESAVAAVATGRGGAAALRARTVERLWALTEDLNILYKDNWTRLAARELLEFQRGLAGPPPPPRAVSDPFRWTFSTSFLYALTLITTIGHGDVAPTSAAGRACAVLYAVVGIPLVMLYLATLGAALARAARRLYARLTPAPPANRIKDGDEKRTPFQAALNLDGLGAGARICAARARRVPAALSVALLALYVALGAALFARTERWSLLDGCYFSFSSLATIGFGALRPGRAAAARAAAGEAGAAAALDAAVGACAAYILVGVAVVAAAFDLLQEELRAALRGAGTRCGARRTVHSAEQCVAPS from the exons ATGGCGGGGTGCTGCGGGGGCGCGGGGTGcggggcgcggcgcggcgcgtccCCGCGCGCCTGCCTGGCCGCCTGCGCGCTCGTGCTGCTCTACAACCTGCTGGGCGGCTTCCTGTTCCTGGCGCTCGAGGGCGGCGAGGAGAGCGCCGTGGCGGCGGTGGCCACgggccgcggcggcgcggcggcgctgcgcgcgcgcaccgTCGAGCGCCTCTGGGCGCTCACCGAAGACCTCAACATCCTGTACAAGGACAACTGGACTCGCCTCGCGGCAAGAGAGTTGCTCGAGTTCCAGCGCGGGCTGGCGggcccgccgccgccaccgcgcgCCGTCTCCGACCCTTTCCGGTGGACTTTCTCAACGAGTTTCCTGTACGCGCTCACGCTCATCACTACCATTG GTCACGGCGACGTGGCGCCGACGTCGGCGGCGGGTCGCGCCTGCGCGGTGCTGTACGCCGTGGTGGGCATCCCGCTCGTGATGCTGTACCTGGCGACGCTGGGCGCCGCGCTGGCCCGGGCCGCGCGCCGCCTATACGCACGCCTTACGCCCGCGCCCCCCGCCAACCGAATCAAAGACGGTGACGAGAAGCGCACCCCGTTCCAAGCGGCGTTAAACCTGGACGGGCTCGGCGCCGGCGCGAGGATATGCGCCGCGCGCGCCCGCCGCGTTCCCGCCGCGCTCAGCGTGGCGTTACTCGCGTTATACGTCGCGCTTGGAGCTGCGTTATTCGCGCGTACCGAGCGGTGGTCGCTCCTCGACGGGTGCTACTTTTCGTTCTCGAGCCTGGCGACAATCGGGTTCGGCGCGCTGCGGCcggggcgcgcggcggcggcgcgggcggccgcGGGAGAGgcgggcgccgccgccgcgctggACGCGGCCGTGGGCGCCTGCGCGGCCTACATACTGGTCGGCGTGGCCGTGGTTGCGGCCGCGTTTGACCTGCTTCAGGAGGAGCTGCGGGCCGCGCTGCGCGGCGCCGGCACGCGGTGCGGGGCGCGGCGCACGGTGCACTCGGCGGAGCAGTGCGTGGCGCCCTCCtga